From the genome of Lotus japonicus ecotype B-129 chromosome 6, LjGifu_v1.2, one region includes:
- the LOC130723031 gene encoding H/ACA ribonucleoprotein complex subunit 4, with product MSLSETKKKKHRSATKTHDGAATTEDDHHTKDEPQFMIKPEKLTPTIDTSQWPILLKNYDRLNVRTGHYTPLPSGYSPLKRPLPEYLKYGVLNLDKPANPSSHEVVAWIKRLLRVEKTGHSGTLDPKVTGNLIVCIDRATRLVKSQQGAGKEYVCIARLHSDVPDVSKVARALETLTGAVFQRPPLISAVKRQLRIRTIYESKLLEYDPDRHLVVFWISCEAGTYVRTMCVHLGLVLGVGAHMQELRRVRSGIMGEKDNMVTMHDVIDAQWVFDNYRDESYLRRVVMPLEVLLTSYKRLVVKDSAVNAICYGAKLMIPGLLRFENDIEAGEEVVLMTTKGEAIALGIAEMTTAVMATCDHGVVAKIKRVVMDRDTYPRKWGLGPRASMKKKLIAAGKLDKHGKPNESTPQEWMRNLVLPAGGDSMIAGLAAAAPEADEAKKGIAVEEGKKDGDGEGRKRKKHESTDSPASVPAKKVKVDVVVDEGKVKVEVEGEKKEKKKKKKKDKENGEVASSDEEKAGKEKKKKHKVKVEDGSPDLDKSEKKKKKKKDKDAEDNAAEISNGKEDSKSEKKHKKKKNKDAEEE from the coding sequence ATGTCTCTCTCCgagaccaagaagaagaagcaccGCAGCGCCACCAAAACCCACGACGGAGCCGCCACCACCGAAGATGACCACCACACCAAAGACGAACCACAGTTCATGATCAAACCCGAGAAGCTCACACCCACCATCGACACCTCCCAGTGGCCCATCCTCCTCAAAAACTACGACCGCCTCAACGTCCGCACCGGCCACTACACCCCTCTCCCCTCCGGCTACTCCCCTCTCAAACGCCCCCTCCCGGAGTATCTCAAATACGGCGTCCTCAACCTCGACAAGCCTGCTAACCCTTCCTCCCATGAGGTCGTCGCCTGGATCAAACGCCTACTCCGCGTCGAGAAAACCGGCCACAGCGGCACTCTTGACCCCAAGGTCACCGGGAATCTCATTGTCTGCATTGACAGGGCCACCCGCCTTGTGAAGTCGCAGCAGGGTGCTGGGAAGGAGTATGTCTGCATTGCCCGACTTCACTCTGATGTTCCTGATGTTTCCAAGGTTGCTCGCGCCCTCGAGACGCTCACCGGTGCTGTGTTTCAACGCCCGCCGTTGATCTCTGCTGTCAAGCGCCAGCTCAGGATCAGGACCATTTATGAGAGTAAGCTTCTTGAGTATGACCCTGATAGGCATTTGGTTGTTTTTTGGATTTCATGTGAGGCTGGTACCTATGTTAGGACCATGTGTGTTCATTTGGGTTTGGTTCTTGGCGTTGGTGCTCATATGCAAGAGCTTAGGAGGGTTAGGTCTGGGATCATGGGTGAGAAGGATAACATGGTTACTATGCATGATGTTATTGATGCTCAGTGGGTTTTTGATAATTATAGGGATGAGAGTTATTTGAGAAGGGTTGTTATGCCTTTAGAGGTTCTTTTAACTAGCTATAAGAGGTTGGTTGTGAAGGATTCTGCTGTGAATGCTATCTGTTATGGTGCCAAGTTGATGATTCCTGGCTTGCTGAGGTTTGAGAATGATATTGAGGCAGGGGAGGAGGTTGTGCTTATGACCACCAAGGGGGAAGCTATTGCTCTTGGGATTGCTGAGATGACTACTGCTGTGATGGCGACTTGCGATCACGGTGTGGTTGCTAAGATCAAGAGGGTGGTGATGGATAGAGATACCTATCCCAGGAAGTGGGGTTTGGGCCCTAGGGCTTCAATGAAGAAGAAGCTGATTGCTGCGGGGAAGCTGGATAAGCACGGGAAGCCGAATGAGAGCACTCCCCAAGAGTGGATGAGGAATCTGGTTTTGCCTGCTGGTGGGGATAGCATGATTGCCGGTTTGGCTGCTGCTGCTCCTGAAGCTGATGAGGCGAAGAAAGGCATTGCTGTAGAAGAGGGTAAGAAGGATGGAGATGGGGAAGGGCGTAAGAGGAAGAAACATGAAAGCACTGATAGCCCTGCTTCTGTTCCGGCTAAGAAAGTGAAAGTTGATGTGGTTGTAGACGAAGGGAAAGTAAAGGTGGAGGTTGAGGGtgagaagaaagagaagaagaagaaaaagaagaaggacAAAGAGAATGGTGAAGTGGCATCTTCAGATGAGGAGAAAGCtggaaaggagaagaaaaagaagcacaaGGTAAAGGTTGAAGATGGTTCACCAGATTTAGACAAGtctgagaagaaaaagaagaagaagaaagacaaAGATGCTGAGGATAATGCTGCTGAAATTAGTAACGGAAAGGAGGACAGTAAGAGCGAAAAGAAgcataagaaaaagaaaaacaaggacGCAGAGGAAGAATAA